A genomic window from Salvia splendens isolate huo1 chromosome 11, SspV2, whole genome shotgun sequence includes:
- the LOC121753984 gene encoding LRR receptor-like serine/threonine-protein kinase RGI3, giving the protein MPAFLKNSLLPLLLLLLPLLFSRCASINEQGSALLSWKSALTNGSTSALASWSPLDQSPCNWLGISCDANGDVVRISLKAVDLRGPLPSTLQPLMALHTLILSSTNLTGAIPKQFGDYRELVLVDLSDNAVSGEIPPEICRLGKLQYLILNTNLITGAIPSGIGNLTSLKHLILFDNQLSGGIPVSIGELSKLESFRSGGNQNLKGELPLEIGNCSSLTVLGLAETSISGSLPPSIGRLKNLQTIAIYTSMLSSPIPEEIGNCSELQNLYLYQNSITSSIPRSLGQLKKLESILLWQNSIVGAIPPELGNCRDLKVIDLSENLLTGIIPASFGSFSKLEELQLSVNQLTGTIPPELTNCAELTHLEVDNNYLTGEIPSDIGKIRRLQLLFAWKNNLTGSIPESLSECGELQALDLSYNQLYGAVPKQIFVLQNLTKLLLLSNGLTGFIPPDIGNCSSMYRFRISSNKVGGTVPSEIGKLRNLNFLDMGSNHLVGGIPPSISECESLQFLDLHSNALSGALPQALPTSLQFLDISDNRLVGPLIPTIGDLTQLTKLNVGRNLLSGKIPPEILSCNRLQLLDLGSNGFSGEIPKELGLLSSLEISLNLSSNQFNGEIPSEFSNLDKLGILDLSHNKLSGKLDNLKSLQNLVSLNVSYNGFSGYLPDTPFFRKLPLSDVAGNEDLYVSGGVVTPADGVGRSRRHAGANMKMAMAILVSTSVVLVLLAVYVLVRTHLANARGVEGDSWEVMFYQKMDFSIDDIVRNLTSSNVIGTGSSGVVYKVAVELGGESLAVKKMWSSEETGAFMSEIRTLGSIRHKNIVRLLGWGSNQNLKLLFYDYLPNGSLSSLLHGAGKGGAGWEARYDVVLGVAHALAYLHHDCVPPIMHGDVKAMNVLLGPHMEPYLADFGLASLVSAEPDDPDSKQSQRPHLAGSYGYMAPELASMQRITEKSDVYSFGVVLLEVLTGRHPLDPTLPGGAHLVQWVRDQLQSRRDPLDVLDPKLRGRADPQMHEMLQTLAVAFLCLSTRPDDRPMMKDVVAMLKEIQNLEPVRSDTDALKANVSVSASHKTPPATFKKVIPQGSSSCSFAFSEDSA; this is encoded by the exons ATGCCTGCATTTCTAAAAAACTCACTCCTTCcccttcttctcctcctcctccctctcctcTTCTCGAGATGCGCTTCCATCAACGAGCAGGGCTCTGCTTTGCTCTCGTGGAAGAGCGCCTTAACCAACGGCTCAACATCCGCCCTCGCCTCATGGAGCCCCCTCGACCAGAGCCCGTGCAACTGGCTCGGGATATCCTGCGACGCCAATGGCGACGTCGTCAGGATAAGTCTGAAGGCAGTGGACCTGCGGGGCCCACTGCCCTCGACTCTCCAGCCCCTCATGGCCTTGCACACACTCATCCTCTCCTCCACCAATCTCACCGGCGCCATCCCGAAGCAGTTCGGCGACTACCGGGAGCTCGTCCTCGTCGACCTCAGCGACAACGCCGTCTCCGGCGAGATCCCGCCGGAGATATGCCGGCTCGGAAAGCTCCAGTACTTAATCCTCAACACGAACCTCATCACCGGCGCCATCCCCTCCGGCATTGGGAATCTCACGAGCTTGAAGCACCTCATCCTCTTCGACAACCAGCTCAGCGGCGGAATTCCGGTGAGCATCGGAGAGTTGAGCAAGCTCGAATCATTCCGAAGCGGAGGCAATCAGAATCTCAAGGGCGAATTGCCTCTCGAGATCGGGAACTGCTCCAGCCTCACCGTCCTCGGCCTCGCTGAAACGAGCATCTCCGGCAGCCTGCCGCCGTCGATCGGAAGGCTGAAAAATCTCCAAACCATCGCGATTTACACATCCATGCTCTCCAGCCCCATACCGGAGGAGATCGGAAACTGCAGCGAGCTCCAAAACCTCTATTTATATCAGAATTCGATCACATCTTCGATCCCCCGCAGCTTAGGCCAGCTGAAAAAGCTCGAATCAATACTCCTATGGCAGAACAGCATCGTCGGAGCTATTCCACCCGAGCTCGGAAACTGCAGAGACCTCAAAGTGATTGATTTATCCGAGAATTTATTGACCGGAATCATTCCAGCAAGCTTCGGAAGCTTCTCGAAGCTTGAGGAGCTCCAGCTCAGCGTGAATCAGCTAACCGGAACCATACCTCCGGAGCTAACCAACTGCGCCGAGCTAACTCATTTGGAGGTCGACAACAACTACCTCACCGGTGAGATTCCATCTGATATCGGAAAGATAAGGCGTTTGCAACTGCTCTTCGCGTGGAAGAACAATCTCACCGGAAGCATACCGGAGTCTCTTTCCGAATGCGGAGAGCTTCAAGCGCTGGACCTATCGTACAACCAGCTGTACGGTGCGGTCCCGAAGCAGATATTCGTGCTGCAGAATCTAAcgaagctgctgctgctgtcgaATGGCCTCACTGGGTTCATTCCACCGGATATAGGGAATTGCAGCAGCATGTACAGGTTCAGGATCAGTAGCAACAAAGTGGGAGGCACTGTTCCTTCCGAAATTGGAAAGCTCAGAAATCTCAACTTTCTTGATATGGGAAGCAATCATCTCGTGGGTGGGATTCCTCCCTCGATTTCGGAGTGTGAGAGCCTCCAGTTTCTTGATCTCCATTCAAATGCCTTGAGTGGGGCTCTTCCTCAAGCCCTGCCTACTTCTCTACAGTTTCTCGATATTTCAGACAACAGACTCGTGGGCCCACTCATCCCTACCATCGGTGACCTTACTCAGTTGACGAAACTAAATGTCGGTAGGAATCTTCTCTCTGGGAAGATTCCACCGGAGATTCTCTCCTGCAACCGGCTGCAGCTTCTCGACCTCGGAAGCAATGGCTTCTCCGGTGAAATTCCAAAGGAATTAGGCCTTCTCTCATCTCTCGAGATCTCTCTCAACCTCAGCTCTAATCAGTTCAACGGTGAGATTCCTTCCGAGTTTTCGAATCTTGATAAGCTCGGGATTCTTGATCTCTCCCACAACAAGCTGTCGGGGAAGCTGGACAATCTCAAGAGCCTTCAAAATCTTGTCTCCCTCAACGTGTCGTACAACGGCTTCTCCGGCTATCTCCCCGACACGCCGTTCTTCCGAAAGCTCCCGCTCAGCGACGTCGCAGGGAACGAGGACCTGTACGTCTCGGGCGGGGTGGTGACGCCGGCGGACGGCGTGGGGCGGTCCAGGAGGCACGCCGGGGCCAACATGAAGATGGCCATGGCGATACTGGTCAGCACGAGCGTGGTGCTCGTGCTGCTTGCCGTCTACGTGTTGGTCAGGACTCACCTGGCCAACGCGAGAGGCGTGGAGGGCGATTCGTGGGAGGTAATGTTTTATCAGAAGATGGACTTCTCGATCGACGACATAGTGAGGAACCTCACGTCGTCTAATGTGATCGGAACGGGAAGCTCGGGGGTTGTGTATAAGGTGGCGGTGGAGCTGGGTGGGGAGAGTCTTGCGGTGAAGAAGATGTGGTCGTCGGAAGAGACCGGGGCGTTTATGTCTGAGATTCGGACGTTGGGTTCTATTAGGCATAAGAACATTGTGAGACTGCTCGGTTGGGGGTCGAACCAGAATTTGAAATTGTTGTTCTATGATTACCTTCCGAATGGGAGTTTGAGTTCGCTTCTTCATGGGGCCGGGAAGGGAGGCGCCGGGTGGGAGGCTAGGTACGACGTCGTGTTGGGTGTCGCCCACGCTCTCGCGTACTTGCACCACGACTGTGTGCCTCCGATAATGCACGGGGATGTCAAGGCTATGAATGTGTTGTTAGGCCCTCACATGGAGCCATATCTTGCTGACTTTGGCTTGGCTAGCCTTGTCAGCGCCGAGCCCGATGATCCGGACTCCAAACAGAGCCAGAGGCCTCATCTGGCTGGCTCCTATGGCTACATGGCTCCAG AGCTTGCATCAATGCAGAGGATCACGGAAAAGAGCGACGTGTACAGCTTTGGCGTGGTCCTACTGGAGGTGCTGACGGGGAGGCACCCGCTGGACCCTACATTGCCCGGGGGAGCACATCTTGTTCAGTGGGTACGTGACCAGCTGCAGAGCAGGCGCGACCCGCTTGATGTGCTCGACCCGAAGCTGAGGGGGAGGGCCGACCCTCAGATGCACGAGATGCTGCAGACGCTGGCTGTGGCTTTCCTGTGCCTCAGCACACGGCCCGATGATCGTCCCATGATGAAAGACGTGGTGGCGATGCTGAAAGAGATTCAGAATCTGGAGCCGGTGAGGTCGGACACCGATGCTCTGAAGGCGAACGTATCAGTATCGGCGAGTCATAAAACACCACCAGCCACTTTCAAGAAAGTTATCCCACAAGGCTCATCAAGCTGCTCTTTTGCATTCTCTGAAGATTCAGCTTGA
- the LOC121756435 gene encoding protein transport protein SFT2-like isoform X1, with product MQNWFSGGVADNGNSPQPTTASSSSLLADWNSYASTRSSEETTGGSLAGVFDIESAVRSANDTVSGTFNVVSKGVRELPGNLQSATSSIPSGKALVYFGMLLASGVFFVFIAFTLFLPVIVLVPQKFAICFTVGCGFIIGSLFALRGPKNQFNHMSSKERLPFTLGFIGSMMGTIYVSMVLHSYILSVLFSVIQVMALAYYGISYFPGGSAGLKFLSSSLMSTIMKCFGR from the exons ATGCAGAACTGGTTTTCCGGTGGCGTTGCCGATAACGGAAATTCTCCTCAGCCAACGACAGCGTCGTCTTCATCTCTGCTCGCCGATTGGAATTCGTATGCCTCCACTAGATCCTCCGAGGAGACGACCGGCGGCTCCCTCGCCGGCGTATTCGATATCGAATCCGCTGTTCGCTCCGCCAACGACACCGTTTCCGGCACTTTCAACGT GGTTTCCAAAGGAGTCAGAGAGTTACCTGGGAATCTCCAGTCCGCTACGAGTAGCATCCCTTCGGGAAAAGCACTCGTGTATTTTGGGATGCTGCTGGCCAGTGGAGTTTTCTTTGTGTTTATAGCATTCACTTTATTTCTTCCAGTGATTGTTCTGGTGCCTCAGAAATTTGCGATCTGTTTTACTGTTGGGTGTGGTTTCATCATTGGGTCCCTTTTCGCCCTTAGAGGCCCGAAGAATCAGTTTAACCATATGTCATCAAAGGAG AGGCTTCCTTTTACGTTAGGGTTCATTGGAAGCATGATGGGAACCATTTATGTCTCTATGGTGCTTCATAGCTATATTCTCTCTGTGCTGTTTTCCGTGATTCAG GTCATGGCGCTAGCATACTATGGCATCTCTTACTTCCCCGGTGGATCAGCTGGGCTGAAATTCCTCTCATCATCATTGATGTCCACTATTATGAAGTGCTTTGGCAGGTGA
- the LOC121756435 gene encoding protein transport protein sft2-like isoform X2, protein MQNWFSGGVADNGNSPQPTTASSSSLLADWNSYASTRSSEETTGGSLAGVFDIESAVRSANDTVSGTFNVVSKGVRELPGNLQSATSSIPSGKALVYFGMLLASGVFFVFIAFTLFLPVIVLVPQKFAICFTVGCGFIIGSLFALRGPKNQFNHMSSKERLPFTLGFIGSMMGTIYVSMVLHSYILSVLFSVIQLSNCM, encoded by the exons ATGCAGAACTGGTTTTCCGGTGGCGTTGCCGATAACGGAAATTCTCCTCAGCCAACGACAGCGTCGTCTTCATCTCTGCTCGCCGATTGGAATTCGTATGCCTCCACTAGATCCTCCGAGGAGACGACCGGCGGCTCCCTCGCCGGCGTATTCGATATCGAATCCGCTGTTCGCTCCGCCAACGACACCGTTTCCGGCACTTTCAACGT GGTTTCCAAAGGAGTCAGAGAGTTACCTGGGAATCTCCAGTCCGCTACGAGTAGCATCCCTTCGGGAAAAGCACTCGTGTATTTTGGGATGCTGCTGGCCAGTGGAGTTTTCTTTGTGTTTATAGCATTCACTTTATTTCTTCCAGTGATTGTTCTGGTGCCTCAGAAATTTGCGATCTGTTTTACTGTTGGGTGTGGTTTCATCATTGGGTCCCTTTTCGCCCTTAGAGGCCCGAAGAATCAGTTTAACCATATGTCATCAAAGGAG AGGCTTCCTTTTACGTTAGGGTTCATTGGAAGCATGATGGGAACCATTTATGTCTCTATGGTGCTTCATAGCTATATTCTCTCTGTGCTGTTTTCCGTGATTCAG ttgagtAATTGCATGTAG